One genomic region from Cinclus cinclus chromosome 22, bCinCin1.1, whole genome shotgun sequence encodes:
- the TLCD1 gene encoding TLC domain-containing protein 1: MGPGWRAASAALVAGSVAIFGALRRLALALPQPAAVRSRPGRVWRWRNLLVSFAHSVLAGLWALFSLWHSPELLSDIQDGYSVSGHLLVCFSSGYFIHDTLDIIFNHQSRSSWEYLVHHAMAISAFVSLIVTGRFLVAAVLLLLVEVSNIFLTVRMLLKMSNVPSPAVYKANKYINLVMYFTFRLAPQAYLTWYFLRYVEVQGQGAFLTANLLLLDAMILMYFSRLLRSDFFPSLRKGSAGRDVDGEKFLID; encoded by the exons ATGGGCCCGGGCTGGCGGGCGGCATCGGCGGCGCTGGTGGCAGGCAGCGTGGCGATCTTCGGGGCACTGCGCCggctggccctggccctgccacaGCCCGCCGCCGTACGAAGCCGTCCCGGCCGCGTCTGGCGCTGGAGGAATCTCCTCGTCTCTTTCGCACACTCCGTGCTGGCCGGGCTATGGGCCCTCTTCAG CCTCTGGCACTCTCCGGAGCTACTCTCCGACATCCAGGACGGCTACAGCGTCTCAGGGCACCTGCTGGTCTGCTTTTCCTCAG GCTACTTCATCCACGACACCCTTGACATCATCTTCAACCATCAGTCCCGGTCGTCTTGGGAGTACCTGGTGCACCATGCCATG GCCATCTCTGCCTTCGTCTCACTCATAGTCACCGGCCGCTTCctggtggcagcagtgctgctgctgctggtggaggTGAGCAACATCTTCCTCACGGTGCGCATGCTGCTGAAGATGAGCAACGTGCCTTCCCCAGCAGTCTACAAGGCCAATAAGTACATCAACCTGGTGATGTACTTCACCTTCCGCCTGGCGCCCCAGGCTTACCTCACCTGGTACTTCCTCCGCTACGTGGAGGTGCAGGGCCAGGGTGCCTTCCTCACTGCCAACCTCCTGCTGCTCGACGCCATGATCCTCATGTACTTCTCCCGCCTCCTCCGctctgattttttcccctccctgcgcaagggctctgcagggagagatgtAGACGGTGAGAAGTTTCTGATAGACTGA
- the RPL23A gene encoding large ribosomal subunit protein uL23, with protein MAPKAKKEAVPPKTEAKAKALKAKKAVLKGVHSHKKKKIRTSPTFRRPKTLRLRRQPKYPRKSAPRRNKLDHYAIIKFPLTTESAMKKIEDNNTLVFIVDVKANKHQIKQAVKKLYDIDVAKVNTLIRPDGEKKAYVRLAPDYDALDVANKIGII; from the exons ATGGCGCCCAAGGCGAAGAAGGAGG CTGTGCCTCCGAAGACAGAGGCGAAGGCAAAGGCACTGAAGGCCAAGAAGGCCGTCCTGAAGGGGGTCCATAgtcacaagaagaaaaagatccGCACGTCACCCACTTTCCGCAGGCCCAAGACGCTGCGGCTGCGGAGGCAGCCCAAATACCCCCGGAAGAGCGCCCCACGGAGAAACAA GCTGGACCATTATGCCATTATCAAGTTCCCTCTGACCACAGAATCAGCAATGAAGAAGATTGAGGATAATAACACTCTGGTGTTCATTGTGGATGTCAAGGCAAACAAGCACCAGATCAAACAGGCTGTCAAGAAGCTGTATGATATTGATGTGGCCAAGGTCAACACATTGATTAG GCCTGATGGAGAGAAGAAAGCTTACGTCCGACTGGCTCCAGATTATGATGCACTGGATGTGGCCAACAAG ATTGGAATCATCTAA
- the RAB34 gene encoding ras-related protein Rab-34, whose amino-acid sequence MNVLAPVRRDRVIADLPPCFRKEAALHTRPAFHPTVASACQEERTGTVGFKISKIIVVGDLSVGKTCLINRFCKDTFDKNYKATIGVDFEMERFEVLGVPFSLQLWDTAGQERFKCIASTYYRGAQAIVIVFDVNDVGSLEHTRQWLADALKENDPSNVILFLVGSKKDLSTPAQYSLMEKDALKVAQEMQAEYWAVSSLTGENVRDFFFRVAALTFESSVLAELERGSNTRRIGDTVRISSKESDLYLSTPRKKPKCCQ is encoded by the exons ATGAACGTGCTGGCTCCGGTCCGCAGGGACAGGGTCATCGCCGACCTGCCCCCG TGTTTTCGGAAGGAGGCCGCCCTGCACACCCGCCCCGCCTTCCACCCCACAGTGGCCAGCGCCTGCCAGGAGGAGCGGACGGGCACCGTGGG GTTCAAGATCTCCAAGATAATCGTGGTGGGAGACCTCTCGGTGGGGAAGACCTGCCTGATCAACCG GTTTTGCAAGGACACTTTTGATAAGAACTACAAGGCGACCATTGGGGTGGATTTCGAGATGGAGCGGTTTGAGGTGCTGGGGGTGCCCTTCAGCCTGCAGCT GTGGGACACGGCTGGCCAGGAGCGTTTCAAGTGCATCGCCTCCACCTACTACCGGGGAGCACAGG ccaTCGTGATTGTCTTTGATGTCAACGATGTGGGGTCCCTGGAGCACACACG GCAGTGGCTGGCTGACGCCCTGAAGGAGAACGACCCATCCAACGTGATCCTCTTCTTGGTGGGGTCCAAGAAGGATTTGAGT ACACCAGCACAGTACAGCCTGATGGAGAAGGACGCTCTCAAGGTGGCCCAGGAGATGCAGGCAGAGTACTGGGCTGTTTCCTCACTCACTG GAGAGAACGTGCGGGATTTCTTCTTCCGAGTGGCAGCCCTGACCTTTGAGAGCAGCGTGCTGGCTGAGCTGGAACGTGGCAGCAACACCCGCAGGATCGGCGACACCGTGC GGATCAGCAGCAAGGAGAGTGACCTGTACCTGTCAACGCCCCGCAAGAAACCCAAGTGCTGCCAATga
- the LOC134052575 gene encoding adenine phosphoribosyltransferase-like, whose translation MDLCHVPATREKGWYLALMAPNVKGPNYAWLDPSRLYCHPQGLQDCVADLLQPFQGDAIDMVAGIDAMGFILGAAAAATLQKGFLAIRKAGHLCVQTVARPYTDYSGREKVMEVRTDAISPGLRILLVDQWVETGGTMRAAIELVEQLGGIVAGVAAICMENSEGGKWIQERYKCSHCVPPHLQPHFDQHHLGWD comes from the exons ATGGACCTGTGCCACGTCCCTGCCACCCGGGAGAAGGGCTGGTACCTGGCACTGATGGCCCCCAACGTCAAGGGTCCCAACTATGCCTGGCTGGATCCCTCCCGGCTCTACTGCCACCCGCAA GGCTTGCAGGACTGCGTGGCCGACCTTCTGCAGCCCTTCCAGGGAGATGCCATAGACATGGTGGCTGGCATCGACGCCATGGGCTTCATCCTGG gcgctgcagctgcagccacccTGCAGAAAGGCTTCCTGGCTATCCGCAAAGCCGGGCACCTCTGTGTGCAGACAGTGGCACGGCCCTACACCGACTACTCGGGCCGGGAGAAGGTGATGGAGGTCCGCACCGACGCCATCTCACCAG GTCTGCGCATCCTTCTCGTGGACCAGTGGGTTGAAACTGGGGGCACCATGAGAGCAGCCATCGAGCTGGTGGAGCAGCTGGGGGGGATTGTGGCAG GTGTCGCTGCCATCTGCATGGAGAACAGCGAGGGAGGGAAGTGGATCCAGGAGCGCTACAAGTGCTCCCACTGTGTCCCCCCCCACCTGCAGCCCCACTTTGACCAGCACCACTTGGGCTGGGACTGA